The following proteins are co-located in the Enoplosus armatus isolate fEnoArm2 chromosome 8, fEnoArm2.hap1, whole genome shotgun sequence genome:
- the zfp64 gene encoding zinc finger protein 64, translating to MATYNAEGHSVVVEVSPDIHICGFCKQQYNNFEVFLAHKQNGCSLPSSDTSAATATATLADSSTEFVFEETYQTCVMRGVKKILTKAQKTPSKKLKPALTSKRHSCCFSGCTFKTQYGQKDMERHLKTHTGEKPFECELCHKRFSRRDKLNMHSRSHTGEKPHKCKHCPYAAADSSSLKKHLRIHYDERPFKCQICPYASRNSSQLTVHLRSHTGDAPFQCQQCDAKFKINSDLKRHIRIHSGEKPYKCDFCEYRCAMKGNLKSHIQIKHGTENSFHCVHCDFQCANKTALRQHSREHQPTQPIQCSKCTYSCSSKGALKVHERIHSEERPFKCDFCNFASKQRSNLVIHKKKCHSDKPEKGRSGGKGGGGDSPKPVGSRYRAKLDAARAFCCDSCSASFVREDSLRSHKKQHRDTQNVLQFQLSTATDVVNLVPVTTSQSSTQLEVPIPPDSMAPYSSAQLKIIVSHPLGQENPLIPAGVDSQNKTSMVLLSPESQDMVVNSMIQQVNLLAPMQPLVSSQTTEATLEPQTVLLTQLTPDNTNNPLHQALLQTAITAQDSSSGSQTFITTCSELEGLNALIQEGGTEVTVVTEGNTAMVTTVTPPDMVCGPSEDMSKPAGTITVEESALACEESALLVPNISLGSQNVVIHGVPLIVSTQPQQGAIEQLSPHTLYSDSHTLEGLPQ from the exons ACTCAAGCACGGAGTTTGTTTTCGAGGAAACCTACCAGACCTGTGTTATGAGAGGTGTCAAAAAGATCCTGACCAAAGCACAGAAAACACCTTCCAAAAAATTAAAACCTGCCCTGACTTCAAAgagacacagctgctgtttctcag GATGCACTTTTAAGACACAGTATGGCCAAAAAGACATGGAGCGGCATCTGAAAACCCACACCG GGGAGAAGCCATTTGAATGTGAGCTGTGCCACAAGCGCTTCAGTCGACGAGACAAGCTCAACATGCACAGCCGCTCACACACCGGCGAGAAGCCACACAAGTGTAAACACTGTCCCtatgcagcagcagacagcagcagtttgaagaAGCACCTTCGTATCCACTACGATGAACGGCCTTTTAAATGCCAGATCTGTCCTTACGCCAGCCGCAACTCCAGCCAGCTCACCGTGCACCTGCGCTCGCACACTG GGGATGCACCTTTCCAGTGCCAACAGTGTGATGCAAAGTTCAAAATCAACTCAGACCTGAAGAGGCACATCCGGATTCACTCCGGCGAAAAGCCTTACAAGTGTGACTTTTGTGAATACCGCTGCGCCATGAAAGGCAACCTGAAATCTCACATTCAGATCAAACACGGCACTGAGAACTCCTTCCACTGCGTGCACTGTGATTTCCAGTGCGCCAACAAGACTGCACTGCGGCAACACTCGCGAGAACACCAACCCACTCAGCCCATCCAGTGCTCCAAGTGCACTTACTCCTGCTCCAGCAAGGGGGCGCTCAAAGTCCACGAGAGGATCCATTCAGAGGAGCGCCCCTTTAAATGTGACTTCTGCAACTTTGCCTCCAAGCAGCGCAGCAACCTCGTCATCCACAAAAAGAAGTGTCACTCGGATAAGCCTGAAAAGGGCAGAAGTGGAGGAAAAGGCGGAGGAGGTGACTCTCCAAAGCCCGTCGGCTCCAGGTATCGAGCCAAACTAGATGCAGCTCGAGCTTTCTGCTGTGACTCGTGCAGCGCTTCGTTTGTGAGGGAGGACTCCCTGCGGAGCCACAAGAAGCAGCATAGAGACACTCAGAATGTGTTGCAGTTCCAGCTCTCCACCGCAACCGATGTGGTAAACTTGGTTCCTGTCACGACGTCACAGAGCAGCACCCAGCTTGAAGTTCCCATCCCGCCTGACTCGATGGCTCCTTACAGCAGCGCGCAGCTCAAAATCATCGTGTCTCACCCTCTGGGCCAGGAGAACCCCTTAATTCCAGCTGGTGTGGACAGTCAGAATAAGACCAGCATGGTCCTGCTAAGTCCAGAAAGCCAGGACATGGTAGTCAACTCCATGATCCAGCAGGTGAACCTGCTAGCGCCTATGCAACCCCTCGTTTCGTCCCAGACTACAGAAGCCACCCTTGAACCCCAGACGGTCCTGTTGACACAGCTCACCCCAGACAACACCAACAACCCGCTCCACCAGGCCCTGCTGCAGACGGCCATAACCGCTCAGGACTCCAGCAGCGGCTCGCAGACATTCATCACAACCTGCTCTGAACTGGAGGGCCTCAACGCCCTGATCCAGGAGGGTGGCACAGAGGTCACAGTGGTGACAGAAGGGAACACCGCCATGGTGACCACTGTAACTCCTCCCGACATGGTGTGTGGTCCATCGGAGGACATGTCCAAGCCAGCGGGGACGATTACCGTCGAGGAGAGTGCCTTAGCCTGTGAGGAAAGTGCGTTACTGGTGCCAAACATCAGCCTGGGCAGCCAGAACGTGGTCATCCATGGCGTCCCCCTGATAGTGTCCACTCAGCCACAGCAGGGTGCAATAGAGCAgctctctcctcacacactctactctgattcacacacactggaagGCCTCCCGCAATGA